Proteins encoded together in one Rhodospirillaceae bacterium window:
- a CDS encoding enoyl-CoA hydratase/isomerase family protein — MSTFKDVLFSIENGHGRIVLNRPQAMNALTLDMIDAITAQLAAWEMRTDIKAVIITGAGDKAFCAGGDVKAVHAAKQRGDLGLLEDFYRREYTLNHRLATYAKPIIAVMDGIVMGGGAGIAFNCSHPVVTHKTIFAMPECRIGLFPDVGAGHFLNRCQPALALALGLLGLSLRGPGVIRAGLAKYFVGSGRVAEISLDNLDALHLPVDAAGLDQLLPNIERVFGLKTLDEIMTVLGARRDAWAVETVKALRAFSPTSLRVTFAHLTRSRGQTLAEVLKTDFRLVQHFMAAPDFFEGVRAQLIDKDGSPKWHPADLAAVTPAMVEACFGPVPGVKDWAPQVH, encoded by the coding sequence ATGAGCACCTTCAAAGACGTCCTGTTTTCCATCGAGAACGGCCATGGCCGGATCGTGCTCAACCGGCCCCAGGCGATGAATGCGCTGACCCTCGACATGATCGACGCGATCACGGCGCAGCTCGCGGCCTGGGAAATGCGCACCGACATCAAGGCCGTCATCATCACCGGTGCGGGCGACAAGGCGTTCTGCGCCGGCGGCGATGTTAAGGCCGTGCATGCGGCCAAGCAGCGCGGTGATCTCGGCCTGCTCGAGGATTTCTACCGCCGCGAATACACGCTCAATCACCGCCTCGCTACCTATGCAAAGCCAATCATTGCTGTGATGGATGGCATCGTCATGGGTGGTGGTGCGGGCATTGCCTTCAACTGTTCGCATCCGGTGGTGACGCACAAGACGATCTTCGCCATGCCGGAATGCCGCATCGGCCTGTTCCCCGACGTAGGGGCAGGGCACTTCCTCAACCGCTGCCAGCCGGCCCTCGCCCTGGCGCTGGGCCTCCTGGGCCTGAGCCTGCGCGGCCCAGGCGTGATCCGGGCTGGCCTTGCCAAGTACTTCGTCGGCAGCGGGCGCGTTGCCGAGATCTCGCTGGATAACCTTGATGCGCTCCATCTCCCGGTCGATGCCGCCGGCCTCGACCAATTGCTCCCCAACATCGAGCGGGTGTTCGGCCTGAAGACCCTCGATGAAATCATGACGGTGCTGGGTGCCAGGCGGGATGCCTGGGCGGTCGAGACGGTGAAGGCGCTCCGCGCCTTCTCGCCGACCAGCCTCAGGGTTACTTTTGCCCACCTGACCCGATCGCGCGGGCAGACATTGGCCGAGGTGCTCAAGACCGACTTCCGGCTGGTCCAGCATTTCATGGCGGCCCCCGATTTCTTCGAAGGGGTGCGGGCCCAGTTGATTGACAAGGATGGCAGCCCCAAATGGCACCCGGCAGACCTCGCCGCCGTCACCCCGGCCATGGTCGAGGCCTGTTTTGGACCCGTCCCTGGCGTCAAGGATTGGGCGCCGCAGGTCCATTAA
- the pseG gene encoding UDP-2,4-diacetamido-2,4,6-trideoxy-beta-L-altropyranose hydrolase produces the protein MKHPVSLTRIHGIPSCNLSAGELTIPSSVDTLARNIWDEEIRRRGPALFDGEIVSVASIDGNRIVGRRAEYRWLLAQSRDASVFKWSQVRPLAVTGLLFCRDGIVIGHRSKSVYQFPGMGELAPSGSVDVSTLDTNNSINLQEQLMQELREEVGIDPSAVTDVQPLAIVSDIDSQVFDVCFTLRSDLSWAQIQQAFAQNASAEYERLEVLPLDSIQAFLVANQGTMTPLTLALLQMVVNERTLLNPPITPLSVGQPTPSPHRTAIIVQARKGSSRLPGKILQQLGDRTVLAHVIGRLRQVKNADMVVVATTTQPADDEVAELAERLGAIVFRGDEHDVLGRYLGAAQAVDADVILRVTSDCPLIDPALCSAVIATRADSGADYVANNMPRLFPHGLDCEAFTRAALERAAHDVTESYDREHVTPWLRRSPEIHRVNVVGPGWPANQQRWTLDYPEDLAFFARLFADLPSELIPSWQEALSRIERIPELSVTNVRHRVRSAMAADPAASIIVFRSTASEMIGLGHAMRCHALLTRVEALGWRCYWAATQTTIDFLGSNIPAHALIRLEGTDSRAHAAKIGATVGQFDVLVIDDYEVTAEFATEARRYADRVVYFDDLANRQINADIIINPTPGIPPERYAALNARPGRLLIGPDAALLRQQFHARRAARLHALKAQGDGKPIERVLVAFGGVDPLNGTGLALDVLAQEGDLKVDVVLGSRAPHIEAVTAQIAKSGDRFRLWTDVADMAAMMVTADLIIGAPGTSTWERGCLGIPTVLIGIVENQRDNAAIVERAGAGTLAGFLTSEPRDLIASRLAAQLRALRQDGARCRAMAVAATGLCDGRGTQRVVVALLPPRSIRDGRKLHLRIVEASDEAMLMDWQRAPETRRYALNPAIPSAEEHHNWLFERLSAVADWFLIAEVDAQPAGYVRLDWIGEDNGRPEYLISIATARSHHRMGIGAALLKAVRQLAPGAHFYAKILPDNLASLSLFIRAEYSLAADGYFHSYPPQRKEA, from the coding sequence TTGAAGCACCCAGTTTCACTCACCCGAATCCATGGCATACCGAGCTGCAACCTGTCGGCTGGTGAGCTGACGATTCCCAGTTCCGTCGACACTCTGGCCAGAAATATCTGGGATGAGGAGATCCGACGGCGCGGGCCAGCCCTGTTCGACGGCGAGATCGTCTCCGTCGCCTCCATCGATGGCAACCGCATTGTCGGGCGGCGCGCGGAATACCGTTGGCTGCTCGCGCAATCGCGTGATGCTTCAGTCTTCAAATGGTCGCAGGTGCGCCCGTTGGCGGTCACCGGCCTGCTGTTCTGCCGGGATGGCATCGTCATCGGCCATCGCAGCAAATCGGTCTATCAGTTTCCAGGCATGGGTGAACTCGCACCGTCCGGTTCTGTCGATGTTTCCACCTTGGACACCAATAACAGCATCAACCTGCAGGAGCAGTTGATGCAGGAGCTGCGCGAGGAAGTCGGCATCGACCCCAGCGCCGTCACCGATGTGCAACCCCTGGCGATCGTGAGCGATATCGACAGCCAGGTCTTTGACGTCTGCTTCACCCTCCGGAGCGACCTTTCCTGGGCGCAGATCCAGCAGGCCTTTGCGCAGAATGCCAGCGCCGAATACGAGCGCCTTGAAGTACTGCCGCTCGACAGTATCCAGGCTTTCCTGGTGGCCAACCAAGGCACCATGACGCCCCTGACGCTTGCCTTGCTGCAGATGGTGGTCAATGAGCGGACCCTGCTGAACCCACCCATAACGCCGCTGTCGGTCGGTCAGCCGACGCCCAGCCCGCATCGGACAGCCATCATTGTTCAAGCCCGCAAGGGCTCGTCGCGCCTGCCTGGAAAAATTCTGCAGCAGCTTGGCGATCGGACGGTACTGGCCCATGTGATCGGTCGCCTGCGCCAGGTCAAGAATGCCGACATGGTCGTGGTCGCCACCACGACCCAGCCGGCCGACGATGAAGTGGCTGAGTTGGCAGAACGGCTCGGCGCAATCGTCTTCCGCGGCGATGAACACGATGTGCTGGGACGCTATCTGGGGGCCGCGCAGGCTGTGGACGCGGATGTGATCCTGCGCGTGACCAGTGATTGCCCGTTGATCGATCCGGCGCTGTGCAGCGCGGTCATTGCCACCAGGGCGGATAGCGGCGCCGATTATGTTGCCAACAACATGCCGCGCCTGTTCCCGCATGGGCTGGATTGTGAGGCCTTCACCAGAGCCGCCTTGGAGCGCGCTGCCCATGACGTAACCGAATCCTATGATCGCGAGCACGTGACACCCTGGCTGCGACGCAGTCCAGAAATTCACCGCGTGAATGTGGTTGGCCCCGGTTGGCCGGCCAATCAGCAACGCTGGACCCTGGACTATCCCGAAGATCTCGCCTTCTTCGCCCGGCTTTTTGCCGATCTGCCCAGCGAGCTGATCCCTTCCTGGCAGGAGGCACTATCGCGGATCGAGCGGATTCCGGAATTGTCGGTCACCAATGTGCGCCATCGCGTGCGATCGGCAATGGCTGCGGACCCCGCCGCCAGCATCATCGTGTTCCGGTCGACGGCCAGCGAGATGATCGGGCTGGGTCACGCCATGCGCTGCCATGCTCTGCTCACCCGCGTCGAGGCCCTGGGGTGGCGATGCTATTGGGCAGCCACTCAGACAACGATCGATTTCCTCGGCAGCAACATACCGGCCCATGCGCTGATCCGCCTCGAAGGAACCGACAGCAGGGCGCATGCCGCCAAGATCGGCGCGACGGTCGGACAGTTTGATGTGCTGGTCATCGACGATTACGAGGTTACGGCGGAATTTGCGACAGAAGCGCGACGATATGCCGATCGGGTCGTTTACTTCGATGATCTTGCCAATCGACAGATCAACGCCGACATCATCATCAATCCCACGCCCGGCATCCCGCCGGAGCGCTACGCGGCCTTGAACGCGCGACCCGGCCGCTTGCTGATCGGCCCCGATGCAGCACTTTTGCGTCAGCAGTTTCACGCCCGACGGGCGGCACGGCTGCACGCCTTGAAAGCCCAGGGTGACGGCAAGCCGATCGAGCGGGTGCTGGTTGCCTTCGGCGGTGTCGATCCGCTCAACGGCACCGGGCTTGCCTTGGACGTCCTTGCCCAGGAAGGCGACCTCAAGGTCGATGTCGTGCTGGGTAGTCGCGCGCCCCATATCGAGGCCGTCACGGCACAGATTGCGAAATCGGGCGATCGCTTCCGGCTGTGGACTGATGTCGCCGATATGGCGGCGATGATGGTCACCGCCGATCTCATCATCGGCGCGCCGGGCACCTCCACCTGGGAGCGTGGCTGTCTGGGCATTCCAACCGTGCTGATCGGCATCGTCGAGAATCAGCGCGACAATGCGGCCATCGTTGAACGCGCCGGCGCCGGCACCCTGGCTGGGTTTCTGACATCGGAGCCCAGGGACCTGATCGCCAGCAGATTGGCAGCGCAACTTCGCGCGCTTCGCCAGGACGGCGCCCGTTGCCGGGCCATGGCCGTGGCGGCAACGGGCCTGTGTGACGGGCGCGGCACGCAACGCGTGGTCGTGGCGCTGCTGCCGCCCAGGTCGATCCGGGACGGCCGCAAGCTTCACCTGCGGATCGTCGAGGCCAGCGACGAAGCGATGCTGATGGATTGGCAGCGTGCCCCGGAAACACGGCGTTATGCGCTCAATCCCGCCATTCCCTCCGCCGAGGAACATCACAATTGGCTGTTCGAGCGGCTGTCGGCCGTGGCGGACTGGTTTCTGATCGCCGAGGTGGATGCGCAGCCGGCGGGCTATGTACGCCTGGATTGGATCGGCGAGGACAATGGCCGTCCTGAATATCTGATTTCGATCGCCACAGCGCGGTCGCACCACCGCATGGGAATTGGCGCTGCGCTGTTGAAGGCGGTGCGGCAACTTGCGCCGGGGGCACATTTTTATGCCAAAATCCTGCCCGATAACCTAGCTTCACTGTCACTCTTCATTCGAGCAGAATACAGCCTGGCGGCGGATGGGTATTTCCACTCCTACCCGCCCCAGCGCAAGGAGGCCTAA
- a CDS encoding OsmC family protein — translation MTTETDTTISRLQDEIRRSPHCAQVTLKARAGVEAPQARRPELDHVQRILEALAGSLAASYRRFAAALDIQLSEVEIRIEAGLDLNGLAAASDSVRPGLSSLRAEARISSSADIYALERLRITVERRDPVLDLFRNATPTRLEISINLRDNNSLAA, via the coding sequence ATGACGACCGAAACCGACACCACTATTTCCCGATTGCAGGACGAGATCCGCCGCAGCCCGCATTGTGCCCAGGTCACGCTGAAAGCCCGCGCTGGCGTCGAGGCGCCACAAGCGCGGCGACCGGAGCTCGACCATGTGCAGCGGATCCTGGAGGCGCTCGCCGGCAGCCTTGCCGCCAGCTATCGCCGCTTTGCCGCGGCCCTCGACATACAACTCAGCGAGGTTGAAATCCGCATTGAAGCGGGCTTGGATCTCAATGGGCTTGCCGCCGCGTCGGACAGCGTCCGCCCGGGCCTGAGTTCTTTGCGCGCTGAAGCAAGGATTTCTAGTTCCGCCGATATTTATGCCCTGGAACGGCTGAGGATCACGGTCGAACGGCGTGACCCGGTGCTGGACCTGTTCCGAAACGCGACGCCTACCCGGCTTGAGATTTCCATAAACCTGCGAGACAATAATTCACTTGCCGCCTGA
- a CDS encoding class I SAM-dependent methyltransferase has product MNLQDIQQHWQNWARSYGKDLRATTKGRTAKMIEIAAIGRVVARARTELGRPLRILEVGCGNGFNCSWVAQNFPDCHVTGLDYIPEMIDAARLRQAEDGIDAARLSYLVGNAVELDNVSGPFDLVFTDRCLINLNSWDLQQKAFRLMAALLGPQGYLATIENSSEARARQNSLRVAQGLQDRPIDSFNTFVADGRFEALADELGLQVVATQYISTLHDLLLYVLLPMTNGGIVDYDHPLIEASAKLNIDLTGSLDLDLGPIGQNRLVLCQKPART; this is encoded by the coding sequence ATGAACCTCCAGGACATTCAGCAGCATTGGCAGAACTGGGCCCGTTCATACGGCAAGGATCTGCGCGCCACCACCAAGGGGCGTACCGCGAAGATGATCGAGATTGCCGCTATCGGCCGGGTTGTTGCGCGGGCACGGACTGAACTTGGCAGACCGCTGCGGATTCTCGAGGTCGGCTGCGGCAACGGATTCAATTGCAGTTGGGTCGCGCAAAACTTTCCCGACTGCCATGTGACCGGCCTCGACTACATTCCCGAAATGATCGACGCTGCCAGGCTTCGCCAGGCAGAAGACGGCATCGATGCCGCCCGGCTGTCCTATCTGGTCGGCAACGCGGTCGAGCTCGACAATGTTAGCGGTCCTTTCGATCTCGTTTTCACAGATCGCTGCCTGATCAATCTCAACAGCTGGGACCTGCAGCAGAAGGCCTTTCGGTTGATGGCTGCGCTGCTCGGACCGCAAGGCTACCTGGCAACGATCGAGAATTCGTCCGAGGCCCGTGCCCGGCAAAACAGCCTGCGCGTGGCTCAAGGTCTCCAGGATCGTCCCATCGACAGTTTCAATACTTTCGTCGCGGACGGACGGTTTGAGGCGCTGGCCGACGAACTTGGCCTGCAGGTCGTTGCAACCCAGTATATCAGCACGCTGCATGACCTGTTGCTTTATGTCCTGCTGCCGATGACCAATGGCGGCATTGTCGATTACGATCATCCGCTGATCGAGGCCTCGGCCAAGCTGAATATCGACCTGACGGGATCGCTCGACCTCGATCTTGGGCCGATCGGGCAGAATCGCCTGGTCCTGTGCCAAAAGCCCGCGCGGACCTGA
- a CDS encoding HAD family phosphatase has product MSEPASRAVTSRRRALLLDFDGTLADTLPGLRAVYADFLNSIDATGKAPSFAEVNGANLFDLVKQLCAQHAPDRDAAGTWRDYWASVESAVLGAAPAPGAHQLVAWARRQGWRIGIGSASRTTLILDWLTRNGLAADVDCIVGADLCERAKPDPAIYQLLVARLGVNHADCLVVEDSPAGVASAQGAGLEVIRLSADRAQRSAVMTSADVASLSAALAYLQHRFEPTRDL; this is encoded by the coding sequence ATGTCCGAACCGGCATCCAGGGCAGTCACATCCCGGCGTCGCGCGCTGCTGTTGGATTTCGACGGAACGCTGGCCGATACCTTGCCCGGCTTGCGTGCCGTCTATGCCGACTTCCTCAACAGCATCGATGCGACCGGCAAGGCACCCAGCTTTGCTGAGGTGAACGGGGCCAATCTGTTCGACCTGGTCAAGCAACTTTGCGCACAACATGCGCCTGACCGCGATGCTGCCGGCACTTGGCGCGATTACTGGGCCAGCGTTGAGTCCGCTGTGCTGGGCGCCGCACCAGCCCCGGGCGCACATCAGCTCGTTGCCTGGGCCCGCCGACAAGGCTGGCGCATCGGCATCGGTTCGGCCAGCCGAACGACCCTCATCTTGGATTGGCTGACGCGAAACGGTCTTGCGGCCGATGTCGATTGCATCGTCGGCGCAGATCTTTGTGAACGCGCTAAACCGGACCCGGCCATCTATCAGCTCCTTGTCGCCAGGCTCGGCGTCAATCATGCCGATTGCCTCGTGGTCGAGGATTCCCCCGCCGGTGTCGCATCCGCCCAGGGAGCCGGCCTGGAAGTCATTCGACTGTCGGCGGATCGGGCCCAGCGCAGCGCCGTCATGACAAGCGCGGATGTCGCCTCCCTGAGCGCGGCACTAGCCTATCTGCAGCACCGGTTCGAGCCGACGAGGGATCTTTGA
- a CDS encoding acyl-CoA dehydrogenase, which yields MSSARTAAKPEFQWDDPLFLDAQLSEEERLVRDTARAYAQDKLMPRIVQANRHERFDREIMNELGELGLLGSTIDGYGCAGTNYVAYGLVAREVERVDSGYRSAMSVQSSLVMHPINAYGTEEQRQKFLPKLATGELVGCFGLTEPDHGSDPGSMVTRAKKVDGGYSVTGAKMWITNSPIADIAVVWAKTDDNIIRGFILERGMKGFSTPKIEGKFSLRASVTGEIVMENVFVPDENLLPNAKGLGGPFGCLNNARYGIAWGALGAAEFCWHAARQYTMDRKQFGRPLAANQLIQKKLADMQTEITLGLQACLQVGRMKDADNCPPEAISLIKRNSCGKSLDIARMARDMHGGNGVSDEFHVIRHVMNLEAVNTYEGTHDVHALILGRAQTGLQAFTGA from the coding sequence TGAGTTCCGCCCGCACCGCCGCCAAGCCCGAATTCCAATGGGATGATCCCCTCTTCCTCGACGCCCAGTTGAGCGAAGAAGAGCGGCTGGTCCGCGATACCGCCCGCGCCTATGCGCAGGACAAGCTGATGCCGCGCATTGTCCAGGCCAACCGGCACGAGCGCTTCGACCGCGAGATCATGAACGAGTTGGGCGAGCTTGGACTGCTGGGCTCGACCATCGACGGCTATGGTTGCGCCGGCACCAACTATGTCGCCTACGGCCTCGTCGCCCGGGAAGTGGAACGGGTCGATTCCGGCTACCGTTCGGCCATGTCCGTGCAGTCCAGCCTGGTGATGCACCCGATCAATGCCTATGGCACGGAAGAGCAGCGCCAGAAATTCCTGCCCAAGCTCGCGACCGGCGAACTGGTCGGCTGCTTCGGCCTCACCGAACCCGATCATGGGTCGGATCCGGGCAGCATGGTGACGCGTGCCAAGAAGGTCGATGGCGGCTACAGCGTCACCGGCGCCAAGATGTGGATCACCAACTCGCCGATCGCCGATATCGCCGTGGTCTGGGCGAAGACCGATGACAATATCATCCGCGGCTTCATCCTGGAGCGCGGCATGAAGGGTTTCTCGACCCCAAAGATCGAGGGCAAGTTCAGCTTGCGCGCCTCGGTTACCGGCGAGATCGTCATGGAAAATGTGTTCGTGCCGGACGAGAACCTGCTGCCCAATGCCAAGGGCCTGGGCGGCCCCTTCGGCTGCCTCAACAATGCGCGCTATGGCATCGCCTGGGGTGCGCTTGGTGCCGCCGAGTTCTGCTGGCACGCAGCACGGCAATACACGATGGACCGCAAGCAGTTCGGCCGGCCGCTGGCCGCGAACCAGCTCATCCAGAAGAAGCTTGCCGACATGCAGACCGAGATCACCCTGGGGCTGCAGGCTTGCCTGCAGGTTGGTCGCATGAAGGACGCCGACAACTGCCCGCCGGAAGCAATCTCGCTGATCAAGCGCAACTCCTGCGGCAAGTCGCTCGACATCGCCCGCATGGCGCGCGACATGCACGGTGGCAACGGTGTCTCCGACGAGTTCCACGTCATCCGCCACGTCATGAACCTGGAAGCCGTGAACACCTATGAAGGGACCCACGACGTCCACGCCCTGATCCTGGGCCGGGCCCAGACCGGGCTTCAGGCCTTTACCGGCGCATAG
- a CDS encoding aminotransferase class I/II-fold pyridoxal phosphate-dependent enzyme has protein sequence MPDSSSSTSPWIPADAASFIERHTARYDAMAFDALDAEAHRLVAAHEQLVDHDCINLYAGTNIPNPRGSALLASTIGSRPNLGHPGAKYNKGMQHAEQLEVMLSTLLKRLFKARFVEHRVGSGSLANLYAYMATCRPGDSIMAFPDAAAGHPTHHAIGAAGLYGLEVHDVPFDVTRMDVDADGLRDAAKRIRPKLIIVAGSMCLFPYNLAAVRAVADEVGAYVLYDAAHMGGLIAGGEFQQPLAEGADLMTGSTYKSFGGPPSGMILTNAPELAERLDRIAFPGLTANFDLGRTAAMIIAVLDLLAFGPAYAKACIANARALAAAMSAEGITVFKPAGRDQFTTSQHVALNAIPYGGGNAASARIEPANILFTSIGLPLPEVKGDANGIRIGTQEITRWGFTPADMAEVAALCARVLVKGEAPERVQGDVTAFRRQFQDIHFIRKA, from the coding sequence ATGCCGGATTCCAGCAGTTCGACCTCGCCCTGGATTCCGGCCGACGCCGCTTCCTTCATCGAGCGGCATACTGCTCGTTATGACGCCATGGCATTCGACGCGCTGGATGCCGAAGCGCACCGGCTGGTTGCAGCGCATGAGCAACTGGTCGATCACGACTGCATCAATCTATACGCCGGCACCAACATTCCCAATCCACGCGGCTCGGCCCTTCTCGCCTCCACCATCGGCAGCCGGCCGAACCTTGGCCATCCCGGCGCCAAGTACAACAAGGGCATGCAGCATGCCGAACAGCTGGAGGTCATGCTCTCGACGCTGCTGAAGCGCCTGTTCAAGGCGCGTTTCGTCGAGCACCGGGTGGGTAGTGGTTCGCTTGCGAACCTCTATGCCTATATGGCGACGTGCCGGCCGGGCGATTCGATCATGGCCTTCCCTGATGCAGCGGCCGGTCACCCGACCCATCATGCCATTGGTGCGGCCGGCCTTTATGGCCTCGAGGTTCACGACGTGCCGTTTGACGTCACCCGCATGGATGTCGATGCGGATGGGCTGCGCGATGCGGCCAAGCGCATCCGGCCGAAGCTGATCATCGTCGCCGGCAGCATGTGCCTCTTCCCCTACAACCTCGCAGCCGTGCGCGCGGTGGCGGATGAGGTCGGCGCCTATGTGCTCTATGACGCCGCCCATATGGGCGGGCTCATCGCCGGCGGGGAGTTCCAGCAACCGCTGGCCGAGGGTGCCGATCTCATGACCGGCTCGACCTACAAATCCTTCGGCGGGCCACCCTCGGGTATGATCCTCACCAACGCGCCGGAACTGGCGGAACGGCTCGACCGGATCGCCTTCCCCGGCCTCACCGCCAATTTCGATCTCGGCCGGACGGCGGCGATGATCATCGCGGTGCTGGACCTTCTGGCGTTCGGGCCGGCCTACGCCAAGGCCTGCATTGCCAACGCACGGGCCCTGGCAGCGGCCATGTCTGCCGAGGGGATCACGGTGTTCAAGCCAGCGGGCCGCGACCAGTTCACGACATCACAGCATGTGGCGCTGAATGCGATCCCCTATGGCGGGGGCAATGCGGCCAGCGCGCGGATCGAGCCCGCGAACATCCTTTTCACCAGCATCGGCCTGCCCCTGCCAGAGGTGAAGGGTGATGCCAATGGCATCCGCATCGGTACGCAGGAGATCACCCGGTGGGGCTTCACTCCGGCCGATATGGCCGAAGTGGCGGCACTCTGCGCACGGGTGCTGGTCAAGGGTGAAGCGCCGGAGCGCGTCCAAGGAGATGTGACGGCTTTCCGCCGTCAGTTCCAGGACATCCACTTCATTCGGAAAGCGTAA
- the pseI gene encoding pseudaminic acid synthase, with the protein MQRVTIAGREIGRDRPPYVIAELSANHNGSLERAKDILREARQAGADALKLQSYRADTITIDHDGPDFRVKGGLWDGARLFDLYKEAAMPWEWHEPLFALGRELGIAVFSSPFDHTAVDMLEQLGAPAYKIASLELCDIPLIQYVARTGKPMIMSTGASELGEIADAVAAARGAGCKELILLKCTSGYPTPPAESYLKTIPHLADMFNCVVGLSDHTMGTAVPVAATALGSALVEKHFTLARADGGVDSAFSLEPAELKQMIEAINVAWEAVGSVHYGPSASEAGIRPLRRSLYVVKDVNAGDVIGAEHVRSIRPGKGLAPKHLPDVIGRRAARDLKRGTAVDWTMLAATN; encoded by the coding sequence ATGCAGCGCGTTACCATTGCCGGGCGGGAGATCGGCCGCGACCGCCCGCCTTACGTCATCGCCGAGCTCTCGGCCAACCACAATGGCAGCCTGGAGCGCGCCAAGGATATCCTGCGCGAGGCCAGACAAGCCGGCGCCGATGCCCTGAAGTTGCAGAGCTACCGGGCAGATACCATCACCATCGACCATGACGGCCCGGACTTCCGCGTGAAGGGCGGGCTGTGGGATGGCGCGCGCTTGTTCGACCTCTACAAGGAGGCGGCGATGCCGTGGGAATGGCACGAGCCGCTGTTTGCGCTTGGCCGCGAATTGGGGATCGCGGTGTTCAGTTCGCCCTTCGATCATACCGCGGTCGATATGCTGGAGCAGTTGGGCGCACCCGCCTACAAGATCGCCTCGCTGGAACTTTGCGACATTCCGCTCATCCAGTATGTAGCCCGGACCGGCAAGCCGATGATCATGTCGACCGGCGCCTCGGAACTGGGCGAGATCGCCGATGCGGTGGCGGCGGCCCGCGGTGCCGGCTGCAAGGAGCTCATCCTGCTGAAATGCACCAGCGGCTACCCGACACCGCCGGCCGAAAGCTATCTGAAGACCATTCCGCATCTTGCCGACATGTTCAATTGCGTGGTCGGCCTTTCGGATCACACGATGGGCACGGCGGTGCCGGTGGCAGCAACCGCGCTGGGTTCCGCCCTGGTCGAGAAGCACTTCACCCTTGCCCGCGCCGATGGCGGCGTCGATTCCGCCTTCAGCCTGGAGCCGGCGGAACTGAAGCAGATGATCGAGGCGATCAACGTCGCCTGGGAAGCTGTGGGCTCGGTCCATTACGGCCCGAGCGCATCGGAAGCCGGTATCAGACCGCTGCGCCGCTCACTCTATGTCGTCAAGGACGTGAATGCAGGTGATGTCATTGGCGCGGAGCATGTGCGTTCGATCCGGCCCGGCAAGGGCCTGGCGCCGAAGCATCTGCCCGATGTGATCGGCCGCCGCGCGGCGCGTGATCTCAAACGCGGCACCGCGGTCGATTGGACCATGCTGGCTGCCACCAACTAG
- a CDS encoding winged helix-turn-helix transcriptional regulator produces the protein MKKAYLETIALVERLHRECLEVIKADLDRQGIRDLNNVQAMILFNIGSDVLSVGELTNRGYYLGSNVSYNVKKMVENGYLIQERSPHDRRAVHVKLSEKALAVVQKMHDMYDKHLQALNTETFKDGELDGVNLTLRRLERFWAASMDYAPANGYAFRMKWMSWN, from the coding sequence GTGAAAAAAGCCTATCTGGAAACTATTGCGCTGGTTGAGCGCCTGCATCGCGAATGCCTTGAAGTGATCAAGGCCGATCTTGATCGGCAAGGCATCCGGGACCTCAACAACGTTCAGGCGATGATCCTGTTCAACATCGGCAGCGACGTGCTGTCGGTCGGCGAACTGACGAACCGGGGCTACTATCTCGGCTCGAACGTCTCCTATAACGTGAAGAAGATGGTCGAGAACGGCTATCTGATCCAGGAGCGCTCGCCGCATGACCGGCGCGCCGTCCATGTGAAGCTCTCGGAGAAGGCATTGGCCGTCGTCCAGAAGATGCATGACATGTACGACAAGCATCTCCAGGCCCTCAATACCGAGACCTTCAAGGACGGCGAGCTTGACGGGGTCAACCTGACCCTGCGCCGCTTGGAGCGTTTCTGGGCCGCCTCGATGGATTACGCCCCCGCTAACGGTTACGCTTTCCGAATGAAGTGGATGTCCTGGAACTGA